The following coding sequences lie in one Mesorhizobium sp. NZP2298 genomic window:
- the ftsZ gene encoding cell division protein FtsZ codes for MTINLQKPDITELKPRITVFGVGGGGGNAVNNMITAGLRGVEFVVANTDAQALTMSKADRLIQLGAHVTEGLGAGSQPEVGRAAAEECIDEILDHLTNTHMCFVTAGMGGGTGTGAAPVVARAAREKGILTVGVVTKPFHFEGQRRMKTADMGIEELQKCVDTLIVIPNQNLFRLANDKTTFADAFAMADQVLYSGVACITDLMVKEGLINLDFADVRSVMREMGKAMMGTGEASGEGRAMAAAEAAIANPLLDETSMKGAKGLLISITGGRDLTLFEVDEAATRIREEVDQDANIILGATFDEELEGVIRVSVVATGIDKSAAEIAAAPISIRTAPPKPAGRPAVAAVESRPAPVQQPVYEPRAADPVAEAIQLAEANAAAMAQARPAPVAHADDFRPQSKIFQAPPAQPQPMPQPVVQQMMQPAPQPREILREVQQPVAMAPQRMPRVEDFPPVVKAEVDAKSRPADHENNSGPMGLLKRLTNGLTRREEEPARLQPAQPREPKLRQAAPEVRRLASQDAQLYAPRRGQLDDQGRLTPQTRATQDDDQLEIPAFLRRQAN; via the coding sequence ATGACCATCAATCTGCAGAAGCCGGACATTACCGAGCTTAAGCCGCGCATCACCGTGTTTGGCGTTGGCGGCGGCGGCGGCAATGCCGTGAACAACATGATCACCGCGGGCTTGCGCGGTGTCGAGTTCGTCGTGGCCAACACCGACGCGCAGGCGCTGACCATGTCGAAGGCCGACCGGCTTATCCAGCTTGGCGCGCATGTCACCGAAGGCCTCGGCGCCGGCTCGCAGCCGGAAGTCGGCCGCGCGGCGGCGGAAGAATGCATCGACGAGATCCTCGACCACCTCACCAACACCCATATGTGCTTCGTCACCGCCGGCATGGGCGGCGGCACCGGCACCGGTGCTGCTCCGGTGGTTGCCCGCGCCGCGCGCGAAAAGGGCATCCTCACCGTCGGCGTCGTCACCAAGCCGTTCCACTTCGAGGGCCAGCGCCGCATGAAGACGGCCGACATGGGCATCGAGGAACTGCAGAAATGCGTCGATACGCTGATCGTCATCCCCAACCAGAACCTGTTCCGGCTGGCCAATGACAAGACCACCTTCGCCGATGCCTTCGCCATGGCCGACCAGGTGCTCTATTCCGGCGTTGCCTGCATCACCGACCTGATGGTCAAGGAAGGCCTGATCAACCTCGACTTCGCCGACGTGCGCTCGGTGATGCGCGAGATGGGCAAGGCGATGATGGGCACCGGCGAGGCTTCGGGCGAGGGCCGTGCGATGGCCGCCGCCGAAGCCGCGATCGCCAACCCGCTGCTCGACGAGACCTCGATGAAGGGCGCCAAGGGCCTGCTGATCTCGATCACCGGCGGCCGCGACCTGACCCTGTTCGAAGTCGACGAAGCGGCGACCCGTATCCGCGAGGAAGTCGACCAGGACGCCAACATCATCCTGGGCGCTACCTTCGACGAGGAACTCGAAGGCGTCATCCGCGTCTCGGTGGTCGCCACCGGCATCGACAAGTCGGCGGCTGAAATCGCAGCGGCGCCGATCTCGATCCGTACCGCTCCGCCGAAGCCGGCCGGCCGTCCGGCCGTGGCCGCCGTGGAAAGCCGCCCGGCGCCAGTCCAGCAGCCTGTCTATGAGCCGCGTGCCGCCGACCCGGTCGCCGAGGCCATCCAACTCGCCGAGGCAAATGCCGCGGCCATGGCTCAGGCTCGCCCGGCTCCGGTCGCCCATGCGGACGATTTCCGGCCGCAGAGCAAGATCTTCCAGGCGCCCCCGGCACAACCGCAGCCCATGCCGCAGCCGGTCGTCCAGCAGATGATGCAGCCGGCTCCGCAGCCGCGCGAAATACTGCGCGAGGTCCAGCAACCGGTGGCGATGGCGCCGCAGCGCATGCCGCGCGTCGAGGACTTCCCGCCGGTGGTCAAGGCCGAGGTGGACGCCAAGAGCCGTCCGGCGGACCACGAGAACAACAGCGGACCGATGGGTCTTCTGAAGCGCCTGACCAACGGCCTGACCCGCCGCGAAGAGGAGCCGGCACGGCTGCAGCCGGCGCAACCGCGCGAGCCGAAGCTGC